The proteins below are encoded in one region of Flammeovirga kamogawensis:
- a CDS encoding sulfatase-like hydrolase/transferase has product MKRITIILCIALLTSSLAIGQSTFYVSNEGNDANVGTIDQPFATITQAITTAAENDIIHLQGTLTENNISVTKSLTFIGDNASTSIVQAQEIKPSNTVEEAILNNRIFNITQKNLVVKFKLLTLRHGNIRGTYNDEQEKYNLAGGSAIYNNNVTSTVEIEYCNFIDNYSYGQGGALTAKGPLTIKSSAFINNVGFHFGGAIYSNGNSNDVTIENSLFIGNESASMNGSAFVMSVGNLNLNNNTIVDNYAVGNKKVEGIELKNSAAVDQFVTITNNIIYNPTKSYGDNDGGVDILVNSALNVTAHHNIISATDDENLIDDTNVAITSLDDLAFGALTVDETTGLIYLPIYDISIALDKGDPITATDYDAFNTDRKTDEIPDLGTFEFGQNVILPPSIKTGAHQNYAENSGYLKIDIIAIDAVTYTITGGDDKELFSVNSEGHLSFINQPSLDHINDKNTDGVYEVDVTVTGANSGEITQRFYLAITHAELNVVMIVLDDLNDYIGIMGGNMQTKTPNIDKLADSGILFTNAHSNAPLCDPSRASFLSGILPSTSNHFGTGASNFKNNETLINSKLLSQYFQENGYTTYKTGKITHSAAGENKFGYDYYLENTHDYGPVAFNGKSGVQHPDNTLEMGKEGGSLDGTFGPLSNIPNVPYVSDVQPGFNGWYSTTLKEKFEYTSDEERSKMPDEKSVEWIEQQIKQLDEKDSKNPFMMSVGLIRPHSPFTVPDKYFEQFPLEDIEIPASIWNDLDDTSNKDGRGQSIFNALENQYTDRQEGIRRYLQGYLASIAFADEMVGRVVNAVENSQYADNTVIVLFSDHGYNMGEKDYAWKNNLWEHATRVPLIIKSPIHKNTAGQKSHQPVSLVDVYPTLKDLCYLTGDNKKNEKGADLDGHSMKPFLANPSDGTWEGDEVALTSVGNWYFRYKDFHNYALKSKRFRYISNYEQDDELYDHNYDKNEWFNVIDEPAYAEVKEAMEKKLNDILYNNLESVDELSDFSNVIDSHNFGPSTVQWGNSITTDPSLIEREAEGYAHITYEVNDLHGFSVDFWNTLNGRDLEDNGKIVCLYSVDQVVWDTLVTKQFIGNYTWGNNLVTFSSSASLPKDMKYLKISLEGNGVGFDKGNLGKVRFYTNNNEVPYLGIDNISISVDESIFELEEGQLKPNGPLLPEVSDEFTTTDKFYSRTNNLNFTNDNGISYRGDKNRMFRNDNQAGSIIYEIEDLEHFKINVWENHSKIANTALDIELVDHGINVYVSADNNTYTKIETKQASLYTNDIVYESGEIDEWRHSHEFAIIPENAIPTDTKFVKIEIVDTNEENNSGWNFQVGGIHLYAKTSVSSAKLEQTISITTIEDKVVSDEAFTIDASTTSGLALIYAIEGPATIEGNKITLTGETGEVKVTVTQAGNAMYEAASKTVTFNVITVDDPTKMDQVITISSIGDQVGVQVINVSATTTSGLTLTYEVEGPATLNNETITLSGEAGEVTITVTQAGNDEYNPASASITFTVTETNDPLAIENEWERKYVLYPVPAEHTIYIKGVNSSTSVAIYNVLGQFEYSTISTGRVDVSSLPAGVYIMRINNEESIRFQKK; this is encoded by the coding sequence AGAGGCTATTCTTAACAATAGAATATTTAATATTACACAAAAAAATTTAGTAGTGAAATTTAAGCTTCTAACACTACGTCATGGTAATATTAGAGGAACTTATAATGATGAACAAGAAAAGTATAATTTAGCAGGAGGTTCAGCTATTTATAATAATAACGTAACATCAACGGTTGAAATAGAATACTGTAATTTTATAGATAATTATTCTTACGGGCAAGGAGGTGCATTAACGGCAAAAGGTCCACTAACAATAAAAAGTTCTGCATTTATAAACAATGTTGGATTTCATTTTGGTGGAGCAATATATTCTAATGGAAACTCGAATGACGTAACCATTGAAAATAGCCTTTTTATTGGCAACGAATCTGCATCTATGAATGGTAGTGCATTTGTAATGTCAGTAGGAAACTTAAACCTAAATAACAATACAATTGTTGATAATTATGCTGTAGGGAATAAAAAAGTAGAAGGTATTGAACTTAAAAATAGTGCAGCGGTAGATCAATTTGTAACTATTACTAATAATATAATCTATAACCCAACAAAAAGTTATGGTGATAATGATGGAGGGGTAGACATTTTAGTAAACAGTGCTTTAAATGTCACTGCTCATCATAACATAATTAGTGCTACAGATGATGAAAACCTAATTGATGATACGAATGTAGCAATTACAAGCTTAGATGATCTTGCTTTTGGAGCTTTAACAGTGGATGAAACAACAGGTTTAATTTACTTGCCAATTTATGATATCAGTATTGCATTAGACAAAGGTGATCCTATTACAGCAACTGACTATGACGCATTTAATACTGATAGAAAAACAGATGAAATTCCTGATTTAGGAACATTTGAATTTGGGCAGAATGTTATTTTACCTCCCTCAATTAAAACAGGAGCACACCAAAATTATGCTGAGAATAGCGGATACTTAAAAATAGATATTATTGCTATTGATGCAGTAACATATACAATTACTGGTGGAGACGATAAAGAGCTTTTTTCTGTAAATTCAGAAGGTCATCTTTCTTTTATTAACCAACCTTCTTTAGATCATATAAATGATAAAAATACTGATGGAGTATATGAAGTTGATGTAACAGTAACAGGAGCAAATTCAGGTGAAATAACTCAACGTTTTTATTTAGCAATTACACATGCAGAATTAAATGTAGTAATGATTGTCTTAGACGATTTGAACGATTACATCGGTATTATGGGGGGGAATATGCAAACAAAAACACCAAATATAGATAAACTTGCAGACTCTGGTATTCTATTTACGAATGCTCATAGTAATGCCCCACTTTGTGACCCATCAAGAGCTAGTTTTTTAAGTGGTATTTTGCCTTCAACCTCAAACCATTTTGGAACAGGAGCATCAAATTTTAAAAATAATGAGACATTAATTAACTCAAAATTACTTTCTCAATATTTTCAAGAAAATGGGTATACAACTTATAAAACAGGAAAAATTACACATAGTGCCGCAGGTGAAAATAAATTTGGTTACGATTATTACTTAGAAAATACACATGACTATGGACCTGTTGCTTTTAATGGTAAATCTGGTGTTCAACATCCAGATAATACGCTAGAAATGGGAAAAGAAGGAGGAAGTTTAGATGGAACATTTGGACCTCTATCAAATATTCCTAACGTACCTTATGTGTCTGATGTACAACCTGGTTTTAACGGTTGGTATTCAACTACATTAAAAGAGAAATTTGAATATACTTCTGATGAAGAACGTTCAAAAATGCCTGATGAGAAAAGTGTTGAATGGATAGAACAACAAATCAAACAGTTAGATGAAAAAGACAGCAAAAACCCATTTATGATGTCAGTTGGTCTTATTCGTCCGCACTCACCATTTACAGTTCCTGATAAATATTTTGAACAATTTCCATTAGAGGATATTGAAATACCTGCATCAATATGGAACGATCTTGACGATACTTCAAATAAAGATGGTAGAGGACAATCTATTTTTAATGCCTTAGAAAATCAATATACAGATAGACAAGAAGGGATAAGACGTTATTTACAGGGATATTTAGCGAGTATTGCTTTTGCAGATGAAATGGTAGGTAGAGTTGTAAATGCAGTCGAGAACAGTCAATATGCAGATAATACAGTAATTGTACTTTTTTCTGACCATGGTTATAATATGGGTGAAAAAGATTATGCTTGGAAAAATAACTTGTGGGAACATGCTACAAGAGTTCCTTTAATTATTAAGTCTCCAATTCATAAAAATACAGCGGGTCAAAAGTCGCATCAGCCAGTATCTCTAGTAGATGTTTACCCCACTTTAAAAGACCTTTGTTATTTGACGGGAGATAATAAGAAAAATGAAAAAGGTGCTGATTTAGATGGTCATAGTATGAAACCTTTCTTAGCAAATCCATCAGATGGTACTTGGGAAGGAGATGAAGTAGCTTTAACGAGTGTAGGTAATTGGTATTTCAGATATAAAGATTTCCATAATTACGCACTAAAATCAAAAAGATTTAGATATATCTCTAATTACGAACAAGATGATGAGTTATACGATCATAATTATGATAAAAATGAATGGTTTAATGTAATTGACGAACCTGCCTATGCTGAAGTTAAAGAGGCTATGGAGAAAAAGTTAAACGACATTTTATATAATAACTTAGAAAGTGTAGATGAATTAAGTGATTTCTCAAACGTTATTGATAGTCATAATTTTGGCCCATCTACGGTACAATGGGGTAATTCTATAACTACCGATCCTAGTTTAATTGAAAGAGAAGCAGAAGGGTATGCACATATTACTTATGAGGTAAATGATTTACATGGTTTTTCTGTCGATTTTTGGAATACCTTAAACGGTAGAGATTTAGAAGACAATGGGAAAATAGTTTGTCTATATTCAGTAGATCAAGTAGTATGGGATACTTTAGTAACGAAACAATTTATAGGTAACTACACTTGGGGAAATAACTTAGTAACATTTAGTTCTAGTGCTTCTTTACCAAAAGATATGAAATACCTTAAGATTTCTTTAGAAGGAAATGGTGTTGGTTTTGATAAAGGTAACCTAGGTAAAGTAAGGTTTTATACAAATAATAACGAAGTCCCTTACTTAGGAATTGATAATATTTCTATTTCAGTTGATGAATCAATATTTGAATTAGAAGAAGGTCAATTAAAACCTAACGGACCACTTTTACCCGAAGTTTCTGATGAATTTACTACCACAGACAAATTTTATTCTAGAACAAATAATTTGAATTTCACGAATGATAATGGTATTTCTTACAGAGGTGATAAGAATAGAATGTTTAGAAATGATAACCAAGCAGGAAGTATTATTTATGAAATAGAAGACCTAGAACATTTTAAAATTAATGTTTGGGAAAACCATTCAAAGATAGCTAATACAGCCTTAGATATAGAACTTGTAGATCATGGAATAAATGTATATGTGTCAGCAGATAATAATACTTATACTAAAATAGAAACAAAACAAGCATCTTTATATACTAATGATATTGTGTATGAAAGTGGTGAAATAGATGAATGGAGACACTCTCATGAATTTGCTATTATTCCAGAAAATGCTATTCCAACTGATACTAAATTTGTCAAAATTGAAATAGTTGACACAAATGAAGAAAACAATTCTGGATGGAATTTTCAAGTTGGAGGAATACATTTATATGCTAAGACTTCTGTAAGTTCTGCTAAGTTAGAACAGACAATATCAATTACGACTATAGAAGATAAGGTAGTTTCTGATGAAGCATTTACTATTGACGCCTCAACAACTTCTGGCCTTGCCTTAATTTATGCAATTGAAGGCCCAGCAACGATTGAAGGAAACAAAATTACATTAACTGGTGAAACAGGAGAAGTAAAAGTTACGGTTACTCAAGCAGGAAATGCCATGTATGAAGCAGCGTCAAAAACGGTTACTTTTAATGTAATAACAGTAGATGACCCAACAAAGATGGATCAAGTAATTACTATTTCATCTATAGGTGATCAAGTTGGTGTGCAAGTAATTAACGTTTCTGCTACAACAACTTCTGGTTTAACTTTAACTTATGAAGTAGAAGGTCCTGCAACGTTAAATAATGAAACAATTACTTTATCAGGTGAGGCAGGTGAAGTGACAATTACAGTTACACAAGCAGGTAATGATGAGTATAACCCTGCTTCTGCTAGCATAACTTTCACTGTTACCGAAACAAACGATCCTTTAGCAATTGAAAATGAATGGGAACGTAAATATGTATTGTATCCTGTTCCTGCAGAACATACAATTTATATTAAAGGTGTAAATTCATCTACATCAGTTGCGATATATAATGTTCTGGGGCAGTTTGAATATTCTACAATTTCTACTGGTAGAGTAGATGTTTCGAGTTTACCAGCGGGTGTTTACATAATGAGAATAAACAATGAGGAATCTATAAGGTTTCAGAAAAAATAA